A genomic stretch from Ooceraea biroi isolate clonal line C1 chromosome 3, Obir_v5.4, whole genome shotgun sequence includes:
- the LOC105276984 gene encoding solute carrier family 2, facilitated glucose transporter member 8, translating into MTPTRGNEEIEGRSYKDYAYSPVPVSSSSAVFDTATPDKESVQLNVERDKKFCRTSSCVVAVHHPESMTEKGSKLVQFLAAAAGNLSVVATGAMLGWTSPILPMLEKDGGPLGSPISSEQSSWIGSLVALGAIIGSFISGYLGERWGRKRSLLCSVVPFLIGWILVATANHVAQFYIARLIFGIALGFPFTILPMYCGEIAEVSIRGALGSFLQLFITFGLLYSYAIGPFVSYTVFWIVCAILPILFFVCFMMMPESPYFLLAQGRRDEAITSLAKLRSKSEAAVQKEADEIQVILDEAFREQVSISDLFTVKANFKALIYTCTMVMFQQFTGINVVLFYMQKIFIAAGSSVPTEQAPIVIGAVQLLASALTPIVVDRAGRRILLVFSGIGEVVSLCALGLYFYLKEVVQATDVLEQISWLPVVALIVFISTYSVGWGSLPWAVMGEMFASNVKAKASGITVSVCWFLAFLITKFSSTMEEALGNYALFWTFGGFSILSVIFTVLLLPETKGKSLQEIQDELNGVTSISQDVENVTKK; encoded by the exons ATGACCCCCACTCGCGGTAACGAGGAGATAGAGGGGCGCTCGTATAAAGACTATGCCTACAGCCCTGTACCAGTGAGTTCCTCTTCGGCGGTGTTTGATACCGCCACCCCCGACAAGGAATCTGTGCAGTTGAACGTGGAACGCGACAAGAAATTCTGCAGGACATCATCGTGCGTCGTCGCCGTACATCACCCCGAAAGCATGACGGAGAAGGGCTCGAAGCTGGTCCAGTTCCTGGCCGCGGCGGCGG GCAATCTGAGCGTCGTTGCGACCGGTGCCATGCTGGGATGGACGAGTCCGATCCTCCCAATGTTAGAGAAGGATGGTGGGCCCTTAGGTTCGCCGATTAGCAGCGAACAGAGTTCCTGGATTGGATCGCTGGTGGCCCTTGGCGCGATCATTGGCAGCTTCATCTCGGGATACCTCGGAGAAAG GTGGGGTCGTAAACGGTCGTTACTGTGCTCCGTGGTGCCGTTTCTGATCGGATGGATACTGGTCGCCACCGCAAATCACGTCGCTCAGTTTTACATTGCTCGGTTAATATTTGGAATCGCCCTGGGCTTCCCGTTCACGATTCTGCCCATGTACTGCGGCGAAATCGCGGAG GTCTCCATCAGAGGAGCACTAGGCTCTTTTCTTCAGCTCTTCATCACATTCGGCTTGCTGTATTCTTATGCCATCGGGCCGTTCGTCAGTTACACAGTCTTCTGGATCGTCTGCGCCATCCTGCCGATACTTTTCTTCGTCTGCTTCATGATGATGCCAGAGTCTCCATATTTCCTTCTTGCTCAGGGCCGCAGGGACGAAGCGATCACATCCCTAGCGAAGCTTCGAAGCAAATCCGAAGCGGCTGTCCAGAAAGAGGCCGACGAAATACAG GTGATACTCGACGAGGCGTTCCGGGAACAAGTCAGCATCTCCGATCTGTTTACGGTAAAGGCCAATTTCAAGGCCCTGATCTACACCTGCACCATGGTGATGTTCCAGCAGTTCACCGGGATCAACGTCGTGCTGTTCTACATGCAGAAGATCTTCATCGCCGCCGGAAGTTCCGTGCCAACGGAACAAGCACCGATCGTCATCGGTGCTGTGCAACTGTTAGCTTCAGCCCTGACGCCCATTGTCGTGGATAGGGCGGGCAGAAGGATACTCCTCGTCTTCTCCGGTATCGGCGAGGTAGTCAGCTTG TGTGCCCTGGGCTTGTACTTCTACCTGAAGGAGGTTGTGCAGGCAACCGACGTGTTGGAGCAGATATCCTGGCTACCGGTGGTTGCGCTCATCGTCTTCATCTCCACCTACAGCGTAGGTTGGGGCTCGTTGCCGTGGGCTGTGATGGGAGAGATGTTTGCGTCGAATGTCAAGGCGAAGGCTTCCGGCATTACGGTATCCGTCTGCTGGTTCCTGGCCTTCCTCATCACCAAGTTCTCCAGCACCATGGAGGAGGCATTGGGCAACTACGCGCTCTTCTGGACGTTCGGAGGCTTCTCTATCCTCAGCGTCATCTTCACAGTGTTGTTACTGCCGGAAACGAAGGGCAAGAGCCTCCAGGAGATCCAGGACGAGCTCAACGGGGTGACTTCGATCAGCCAGGACGTCGAGAACGTGACGAAAAAGTGA
- the LOC105276981 gene encoding protein Star isoform X1, producing the protein MDPLKLKMAPAGVPSSTGGLPPAVGPALTGISFFGYKGSWRRTIISAMAFLIAFCTAMTMLLIWSEVTDQRRLAFDANMTRDYVLDSVSMDNPQLVAYIRQVHLKPTTHQDPLNATQTSEEKYVTTLSQGKREGVYAEYISRIGAISSTAWLESNLSWRGVLILTEPKNFFEAQKSTRNSRSRVLHACLSTDTDTKEIKYHQESEVQVTKLGDGPNSLVSSDEGFPTTRLKCFPLYSVLLAYNATILDYLSLDSPDAPDGQVLDTIPWDIIRISILSIRWSPHHSEAETKNFIDKMTGRRYKLVHKTDTGKWIFLYNTLLKN; encoded by the exons ATGGATCCGCTGAAGTTGAA AATGGCTCCCGCAGGTGTACCTTCGTCAACCGGTGGCCTGCCACCGGCCGTAGGGCCTGCTCTCACTGGCATATCATTTTTCGGATATAAAGGGAGCTGGCGAAGGACAATAATCTCAGCCATGGCCTTCCTCATCGCCTTCTGTACCGCTATGACCATGCTTTTGATTTGGAGCGAGGTCACGGATCAAAG GAGACTGGCGTTCGACGCAAACATGACCAGGGACTACGTGCTCGACAGCGTCTCGATGGACAATCCGCAATTAGTCGCGTACATACGGCAGGTGCATCTGAAACCGACGACTCATCAGGACCCATTGAACGCCACGCAGACGTCGGAGGAGAAGTACGTCACGACGCTGTCGCAAGGCAAGCGCGAGGGTGTCTACGCCGAGTACATCAGCAGG ATAGGCGCGATTTCTAGCACCGCTTGGCTCGAGTCCAATCTGAGCTGGCGTGGTGTCCTGATACTCACCGAGCCCAAGAACTTCTTCGAGGCGCAGAAGAGCACGAGAAATTCGCGATCGAGGGTCCTCCATGCCTGCCTCAGCACTGACACGGATACCAAAGAG ATTAAGTATCACCAGGAGTCGGAGGTGCAGGTGACCAAACTGGGCGATGGCCCCAACAGCCTCGTGTCCTCGGATGAAGGCTTTCCCACCACCAGGCTCAAGTGTTTTCCGCTCTACAGCGTGTTGTTGGCGTACAACGCCACGATTTTGGATTACCTGAGTCTGGACAGTCCGGATGCCCCCGATGGTCAG GTGCTCGACACCATCCCCTGGGACATCATAAGAATATCGATACTGTCGATACGCTGGAGCCCCCATCACAGCGAGGCGGAGACGAAGAACTTCATCGACAAGATGACCGGCCGGAGATACAAGCTCGTGCACAAGACGGACACCGGAAAGTGGATTTTCCTGTACAATACTCTGCTTAAGAATTGA
- the LOC105276981 gene encoding protein Star isoform X2, with product MAPAGVPSSTGGLPPAVGPALTGISFFGYKGSWRRTIISAMAFLIAFCTAMTMLLIWSEVTDQRRLAFDANMTRDYVLDSVSMDNPQLVAYIRQVHLKPTTHQDPLNATQTSEEKYVTTLSQGKREGVYAEYISRIGAISSTAWLESNLSWRGVLILTEPKNFFEAQKSTRNSRSRVLHACLSTDTDTKEIKYHQESEVQVTKLGDGPNSLVSSDEGFPTTRLKCFPLYSVLLAYNATILDYLSLDSPDAPDGQVLDTIPWDIIRISILSIRWSPHHSEAETKNFIDKMTGRRYKLVHKTDTGKWIFLYNTLLKN from the exons ATGGCTCCCGCAGGTGTACCTTCGTCAACCGGTGGCCTGCCACCGGCCGTAGGGCCTGCTCTCACTGGCATATCATTTTTCGGATATAAAGGGAGCTGGCGAAGGACAATAATCTCAGCCATGGCCTTCCTCATCGCCTTCTGTACCGCTATGACCATGCTTTTGATTTGGAGCGAGGTCACGGATCAAAG GAGACTGGCGTTCGACGCAAACATGACCAGGGACTACGTGCTCGACAGCGTCTCGATGGACAATCCGCAATTAGTCGCGTACATACGGCAGGTGCATCTGAAACCGACGACTCATCAGGACCCATTGAACGCCACGCAGACGTCGGAGGAGAAGTACGTCACGACGCTGTCGCAAGGCAAGCGCGAGGGTGTCTACGCCGAGTACATCAGCAGG ATAGGCGCGATTTCTAGCACCGCTTGGCTCGAGTCCAATCTGAGCTGGCGTGGTGTCCTGATACTCACCGAGCCCAAGAACTTCTTCGAGGCGCAGAAGAGCACGAGAAATTCGCGATCGAGGGTCCTCCATGCCTGCCTCAGCACTGACACGGATACCAAAGAG ATTAAGTATCACCAGGAGTCGGAGGTGCAGGTGACCAAACTGGGCGATGGCCCCAACAGCCTCGTGTCCTCGGATGAAGGCTTTCCCACCACCAGGCTCAAGTGTTTTCCGCTCTACAGCGTGTTGTTGGCGTACAACGCCACGATTTTGGATTACCTGAGTCTGGACAGTCCGGATGCCCCCGATGGTCAG GTGCTCGACACCATCCCCTGGGACATCATAAGAATATCGATACTGTCGATACGCTGGAGCCCCCATCACAGCGAGGCGGAGACGAAGAACTTCATCGACAAGATGACCGGCCGGAGATACAAGCTCGTGCACAAGACGGACACCGGAAAGTGGATTTTCCTGTACAATACTCTGCTTAAGAATTGA